From the Bacteroidia bacterium genome, one window contains:
- a CDS encoding DUF935 domain-containing protein, with the protein MAYQHPGLRNNALPNVRHLKAAIRSADDPNPRTRDIRPLVAICTALPQADPDILGFMQTRRLNLLSWPRARGGSPTPGGTSAEARELQRAADIETRIRECGITSEFDAVANALYFGHTGIELAWSTAVDGAHRIERYELIDAVDLHPDAASITGYSRVTYARPDDDKMILVPYAARENLLLATYNPMKGGKALYYGGLLRSVIWHTMLKHGNLYDWARFNEKFGDPPVIARYPVGAQAPDIAVVFEFLRLLAQDSAAAIPDDVKIDIIDALKSGANIETFDRFIDRISSKQERILLGQDVVNKTTEVGSNAKSQEANKTTANYNFADIELFQTWLSEQVVAADYRLNYGVPPRGQYPRFRIVTDEGEDYERNARIIERLDGAGWDLDPDEIQRKTGFTVKRKPAAPDLDAAF; encoded by the coding sequence ATGGCGTATCAACATCCCGGCCTCCGCAACAACGCGCTGCCCAACGTCCGGCACCTCAAAGCCGCCATCCGCTCGGCGGACGATCCCAATCCCCGCACGCGCGACATCCGCCCGCTCGTCGCCATCTGCACCGCGCTGCCGCAGGCGGATCCGGACATCCTCGGCTTCATGCAAACACGCCGCCTCAACCTGCTCTCTTGGCCCCGGGCGCGTGGAGGCTCCCCCACGCCGGGCGGCACGAGCGCCGAGGCCCGCGAGCTGCAACGCGCCGCCGACATCGAAACCCGCATCCGCGAGTGCGGCATCACCTCCGAATTCGACGCCGTGGCAAACGCCCTCTACTTCGGTCACACCGGTATCGAACTCGCCTGGAGCACCGCCGTGGACGGCGCGCACCGCATCGAACGCTACGAGCTTATCGACGCCGTGGACCTCCATCCCGACGCCGCGTCCATCACCGGATACAGCCGCGTCACCTACGCGCGCCCCGACGACGACAAGATGATTCTCGTGCCATACGCCGCCCGGGAGAATCTGCTGCTCGCCACCTACAACCCCATGAAGGGCGGCAAGGCACTGTACTATGGCGGACTGCTGCGTTCGGTGATCTGGCACACCATGCTCAAGCACGGTAACCTGTACGACTGGGCGCGCTTCAACGAAAAGTTCGGCGATCCGCCCGTCATCGCCCGTTATCCCGTGGGAGCCCAGGCGCCGGACATCGCCGTGGTGTTCGAGTTCCTCCGCCTCCTGGCGCAGGACTCCGCCGCCGCGATACCCGACGACGTCAAGATCGACATCATAGACGCGCTCAAGTCCGGCGCCAATATCGAAACCTTCGACCGCTTTATCGACCGCATCTCCAGCAAGCAGGAGCGCATTCTCCTCGGTCAGGACGTGGTCAACAAAACCACCGAAGTCGGTTCCAACGCCAAGTCGCAGGAGGCCAACAAAACAACCGCCAACTACAACTTCGCCGACATCGAGCTCTTTCAGACCTGGCTCTCCGAGCAGGTGGTGGCGGCGGACTACCGCCTCAACTACGGCGTCCCCCCGCGCGGACAGTACCCGCGCTTCCGCATCGTCACCGACGAGGGCGAAGACTACGAGCGCAACGCCCGCATCATCGAGCGGCTCGACGGCGCCGGGTGGGACCTCGATCCCGACGAGATCCAGCGCAAAACCGGCTTCACCGTCAAACGCAAACCCGCCGCCCCCGATCTGGACGCCGCGTTCTGA